GGTGGACTCACCACTCTGTTTATCCCACCTTTTTTTGGCTAATAGATACGCAGTTTCATATTCCAATTCTTTATCCAATTCCTGTATTACTTGTGTGATCGTCACTTTATTGATCCCTTTTTGAGACAACTCTTGTTCAATCCATTTCAACCCTTTTTTTTGATGTTTTATTCGATAATTTGCTAAATTAAGTGCATAATGATAATCATCAATATATTTTGTACTTTCTAATTGATCTAATGTGTGCTCAATCTGGTTTTCTTCATAACCTTTTTCACTTAATTTTTGTTTAAGCTCATATCTTGAATTAGCTCTACGTGAAATCATACGAATAGCTTGACGATGTACAATCTGCATTTCTTCATCTTCAACAATTTGCTTTATCTTTTTTGAGTTTATTTCTTCCCCTTTAAGCAAACGATTTTTGACAAGTATGTCTTCATGTACAGAAAACACATATCGATCATTCACATAAATATTGTACCGATTACGATTTTTTTTTTGTTTTTCAACTAGTGTAATCAAATTTCCTTCAGATTCAGTGCTCATCAAAACCTCTCTCCCATTTTGTTATATGTAGCAGAAGCACCTTCAAAGAAGGTGCTTCTGCTTCTAAATTGCTAATATTAGTTCATGTTCAAAATAAAGAATCTAACTATAAACCATTTTGTTTTAGCTACTTCAGTACCAGTTCTTCCTAAGTTAGGAAACTATGAAGATTCCCTCACTTTTTAGAATGAATTTTACTCATTTGTAGCTAGTGGAGCTTTCTTTTCAACTTTTCCCTCTTCATTCTCATCCGGGAGGAGATCTTTATCGATTCTAATTTTTGTTTCAATTTCTTCAGCAAGTTCCTTACTATCTTTCAAAAACTGCTTTGCATTCTCTCTTCCTTGTCCTAATCTTTCACCTTCATAGGAATACCATGCACCACTTTTATTAACAATATCTAGTTCTGTTCCAATATCTATGATGCTACCTTCACGTGATATTCCTTCACCATACATGATATCGAGCTCAGCCTGCTTAAATGGGGGTGCTACTTTG
The window above is part of the Chengkuizengella sediminis genome. Proteins encoded here:
- a CDS encoding RecX family transcriptional regulator, which gives rise to MSTESEGNLITLVEKQKKNRNRYNIYVNDRYVFSVHEDILVKNRLLKGEEINSKKIKQIVEDEEMQIVHRQAIRMISRRANSRYELKQKLSEKGYEENQIEHTLDQLESTKYIDDYHYALNLANYRIKHQKKGLKWIEQELSQKGINKVTITQVIQELDKELEYETAYLLAKKRWDKQSGESTKKKSKISSFLLRRGFEYSLIRNIIEKVEKEETNEW